Proteins from one Hoplias malabaricus isolate fHopMal1 chromosome 2, fHopMal1.hap1, whole genome shotgun sequence genomic window:
- the slc25a4 gene encoding ADP/ATP translocase 1 isoform X1, whose product MAEGVVSFLKDFLAGGIAAAISKTAVAPIERVKLLLQVQHASKQITAEMQYKGIIDCTMRIPKEQGFLSFWRGNLANVIRYFPTQALNFAFKDKYKKVFLGGVDKNKQFWRYFAGNLASGGAAGATSLCFVYPLDFARTRLAADIGKGAAEREFTGLGNCIAKIFKSDGVRGLYLGFNVSVQGIIIYRAAYFGIYDTAKGMLPDPKNTHIVISWMIAQTVTAVAGIISYPFDTVRRRMMMQSGRKGADIMYKGTIDCWKRITKDEGPRAFFKGAWSNVLRGMGGAFVLVLYDEIKKFT is encoded by the exons ATGGCTGAAGGAGTAGTGAGCTTTCTGAAGGATTTCTTGGCCGGTGGTATCGCCGCGGCCATTTCCAAAACAGCTGTAGCGCCCATCGAGAGAGTCAAACTCCTGCTACAG GTCCAGCATGCCAGCAAGCAGATCACGGCCGAGATGCAGTACAAAGGCATCATTGACTGTACCATGAGGATCCCCAAAGAACAGGGCTTCCTGTCCTTCTGGAGAGGCAACCTGGCCAACGTCATCAGGTACTTCCCCACTCAGGCCCTGAACTTTGCCTTCAAGGACAAGTACAAGAAGGTCTTCCTTGGCGGAGTGGACAAGAACAAACAGTTCTGGCGCTACTTTGCTGGCAACCTGGCCTCTGGTGGTGCTGCCGGAGCTACTTCCCTGTGCTTTGTCTACCCTCTGGATTTCGCCAGGACCAGGCTTGCTGCCGACATTGGCAAAggggcagcagagagagagttcaCTGGCCTTGGCAACTGCATCGCAAAGATTTTCAAATCTGATGGCGTCAGGGGTCTCTACCTTGGCTTCAATGTGTCCGTCCAGGGTATCATCATCTACAGAGCCGCCTACTTCGGAATCTATGACACAGCTAAAG GAATGCTGCCAGACCCCAAGAACACACACATCGTCATCAGCTGGATGATCGCCCAGACTGTGACTGCTGTGGCTGGCATCATCTCCTACCCCTTCGACACAGTCAGACGTCGTATGATGATGCAGTCAGGACGCAAAGGAG CCGATATCATGTACAAGGGCACAATCGACTGCTGGAAGAGGATCACCAAGGATGAGGGTCCCAGGGCTTTCTTTAAGGGTGCCTGGTCGAACGTGCTGAGGGGCATGGGTGGCGCCTTCGTGCTTGTCCTCTACGATGAGATCAAGAAGTTCACATAA
- the slc25a4 gene encoding ADP/ATP translocase 1 isoform X2 — MQYKGIIDCTMRIPKEQGFLSFWRGNLANVIRYFPTQALNFAFKDKYKKVFLGGVDKNKQFWRYFAGNLASGGAAGATSLCFVYPLDFARTRLAADIGKGAAEREFTGLGNCIAKIFKSDGVRGLYLGFNVSVQGIIIYRAAYFGIYDTAKGMLPDPKNTHIVISWMIAQTVTAVAGIISYPFDTVRRRMMMQSGRKGADIMYKGTIDCWKRITKDEGPRAFFKGAWSNVLRGMGGAFVLVLYDEIKKFT; from the exons ATGCAGTACAAAGGCATCATTGACTGTACCATGAGGATCCCCAAAGAACAGGGCTTCCTGTCCTTCTGGAGAGGCAACCTGGCCAACGTCATCAGGTACTTCCCCACTCAGGCCCTGAACTTTGCCTTCAAGGACAAGTACAAGAAGGTCTTCCTTGGCGGAGTGGACAAGAACAAACAGTTCTGGCGCTACTTTGCTGGCAACCTGGCCTCTGGTGGTGCTGCCGGAGCTACTTCCCTGTGCTTTGTCTACCCTCTGGATTTCGCCAGGACCAGGCTTGCTGCCGACATTGGCAAAggggcagcagagagagagttcaCTGGCCTTGGCAACTGCATCGCAAAGATTTTCAAATCTGATGGCGTCAGGGGTCTCTACCTTGGCTTCAATGTGTCCGTCCAGGGTATCATCATCTACAGAGCCGCCTACTTCGGAATCTATGACACAGCTAAAG GAATGCTGCCAGACCCCAAGAACACACACATCGTCATCAGCTGGATGATCGCCCAGACTGTGACTGCTGTGGCTGGCATCATCTCCTACCCCTTCGACACAGTCAGACGTCGTATGATGATGCAGTCAGGACGCAAAGGAG CCGATATCATGTACAAGGGCACAATCGACTGCTGGAAGAGGATCACCAAGGATGAGGGTCCCAGGGCTTTCTTTAAGGGTGCCTGGTCGAACGTGCTGAGGGGCATGGGTGGCGCCTTCGTGCTTGTCCTCTACGATGAGATCAAGAAGTTCACATAA